A window from Hallerella porci encodes these proteins:
- a CDS encoding OmpA family protein has protein sequence MRTKSLIAAILGLSVGIAFAETGLEGGRDGLHQQSAKTLGQWGISVGIGAEGVADAQPSAYDYYYYSNGQATMVNSLMPSISGNFHAAVGLLDFLDLGVVVPIHYDDINPDDEDAELNGWGLGDIQLWTKFRLPMFDTTDLVNVAVLGQIYFPTGDKKAGMRPRHVWYVNAWGEDHAFTADDWALEASLLLTLDFNRLGIPLRWNSNIGFVGVFNEGANTMLYGTGLNFTGIEAMDIFLEYSGEMRVEKTNSSHWRDPLSDPMRITPGVRFHLAKGVDLAVGADIGITAFIDEDKLTEKYVSVDKHQGGKVVRYKTGAADYGASALLTWRGNPFAKDNDEDNDGVEDKKDQCAHTPSGVNVDANGCPMDEDKDGIPDYLDKCAGTPAGTAVDSIGCPVKNPVDSARADSLAKALAAADSAKNAPIDTAAICAARVDTTDTDKDGVYDANDKCPNTPKGAVVDSTGCPLDSDKDNVYDGLDKCPNTLSGVMVDSTGCPLDSDKDGVADFHDKCPNTPKGAVVDSTGCILDSDKDGVIDAIDQCPNTLHGVEVDKVGCPVRKKEDLSQLRKGIAFQLNSAKLTKKSFGTLDDVANLMKKYEQAKIEVQGHTDESGSAEHNQKLSEDRAKSVANYIIKKGVSEDRIRAVGYGNTRPIADNKTKKGRKANRRVELVPFE, from the coding sequence ATGAGAACAAAATCTCTAATCGCAGCAATTCTCGGGCTTTCGGTCGGAATTGCTTTTGCAGAAACGGGGCTAGAAGGGGGCCGTGACGGTCTTCATCAGCAAAGTGCAAAAACATTAGGACAGTGGGGAATCTCTGTCGGTATCGGCGCCGAAGGCGTTGCCGATGCGCAGCCTTCTGCCTATGATTACTATTACTATTCGAATGGTCAAGCGACGATGGTCAACAGCTTGATGCCTTCGATTTCTGGAAATTTCCACGCAGCCGTCGGTCTTTTGGACTTCTTAGACCTCGGTGTTGTGGTTCCGATTCATTACGATGACATTAACCCCGATGACGAAGACGCCGAATTGAATGGCTGGGGACTCGGTGATATTCAACTTTGGACAAAATTCCGCTTGCCGATGTTCGATACGACGGATTTAGTGAACGTCGCTGTTCTCGGACAAATTTACTTCCCGACCGGTGACAAAAAAGCCGGTATGCGTCCTCGCCATGTTTGGTATGTGAACGCTTGGGGCGAAGATCACGCCTTTACCGCCGACGATTGGGCGTTAGAAGCGAGCCTCCTTTTGACTTTGGACTTTAATCGTCTAGGAATTCCTCTCCGTTGGAACAGCAACATCGGATTTGTCGGCGTCTTTAACGAAGGCGCAAACACGATGCTTTACGGCACCGGCTTAAACTTCACCGGCATTGAAGCGATGGATATCTTCCTCGAATATTCAGGTGAAATGCGAGTTGAAAAAACGAATTCGAGCCATTGGCGCGATCCGCTTTCCGATCCGATGCGCATTACTCCGGGTGTGCGTTTCCACTTGGCAAAGGGAGTTGATTTGGCAGTGGGCGCTGACATCGGTATCACCGCCTTCATCGACGAAGATAAACTCACCGAAAAATACGTAAGCGTGGACAAGCATCAAGGCGGAAAAGTGGTCCGTTATAAGACAGGTGCCGCAGACTACGGTGCATCTGCCCTCTTAACTTGGCGCGGAAATCCGTTTGCGAAGGATAATGACGAAGATAACGATGGCGTCGAAGATAAGAAAGATCAATGCGCTCATACGCCGAGCGGTGTGAATGTCGACGCAAACGGTTGCCCGATGGACGAAGATAAAGATGGCATTCCGGATTACTTAGACAAGTGCGCAGGAACTCCGGCTGGAACTGCTGTCGATAGCATCGGTTGCCCGGTGAAGAATCCGGTGGATTCTGCTCGTGCCGATAGCCTTGCGAAAGCGCTTGCCGCTGCGGATTCGGCAAAGAACGCTCCGATTGATACCGCTGCCATTTGCGCTGCCCGCGTCGATACAACCGATACCGATAAAGATGGCGTTTATGATGCAAACGATAAATGCCCGAATACGCCGAAGGGTGCCGTTGTCGATAGCACCGGCTGCCCGCTCGATAGCGATAAGGATAATGTTTATGACGGCTTAGACAAATGCCCGAATACATTAAGCGGTGTCATGGTCGATAGCACCGGTTGCCCGCTCGATTCGGATAAAGATGGCGTTGCCGACTTCCACGATAAATGCCCGAATACGCCGAAGGGTGCCGTCGTCGATAGCACCGGCTGCATTCTCGATAGCGATAAAGACGGAGTCATCGATGCGATTGATCAATGCCCGAATACTCTTCACGGTGTTGAAGTCGATAAAGTCGGATGCCCTGTCCGCAAAAAAGAAGACTTGAGCCAGCTCCGCAAAGGCATTGCCTTCCAGCTGAACTCGGCAAAGCTCACGAAGAAGAGCTTCGGCACTTTGGACGATGTCGCAAACTTGATGAAAAAGTATGAACAAGCGAAGATCGAAGTGCAAGGTCACACCGACGAAAGCGGTTCTGCAGAACACAACCAAAAGCTTTCCGAAGACCGTGCGAAGAGCGTCGCCAATTACATTATCAAGAAAGGCGTCTCTGAAGACCGCATCCGCGCTGTGGGCTATGGCAATACCCGCCCGATCGCTGACAACAAGACGAAGAAGGGTCGCAAAGCGAACCGCCGCGTCGAACTCGTTCCGTTTGAATAA
- a CDS encoding cellulase family glycosylhydrolase yields the protein MESVNNSKPGFFVQGRFLYTKDNEKVILRGVNHMFIWTDREGKSIPEIAKTGANCVRIVWNMHGRISDLYRLVDESIVNNMIPIVELHDATGQWSRLPELVNFWTREDAMQLILDHQEYLLVNIGNEVGGEEERPEEFYEAYASAVTRMRAAGIRVPLIIDADNWGQSSTNILNEGNRLLAADPEHNLIFDIHMWWPTERHNPEKTGYATVKERITGVLEESVEKNLPLIVGEFAPVAVNGAREIPYKFIMSEAERLEIGWLAWSWGPGNFDSPEMDMTTHGSFNTLVGWGKDVCVDSPLGIQNTSVIPTFIQNADFTTGISDRGRNLISNGDFTEGTAGWTADFWGGKATFRVENRIAHFDIQDAGKESWNLQFKQSFPLRNGVTYVFSMRAKADKPRTLNVDIKRESENYVPYANGRFLDLSTSWQDFSWKFTMKEPTDENAVLIFDMGGCDTGWNLSDVSLVQARSVSDRLNKSFQRNVQKNSGYFNAPAGPWELHLYSADGELLEVLDKGKGGEGMKPFPKIERSGIMVIKDK from the coding sequence ATGGAATCTGTAAACAACTCAAAGCCAGGCTTTTTTGTTCAGGGGCGTTTTCTTTATACCAAAGACAATGAAAAAGTGATTCTCCGCGGGGTGAATCACATGTTTATTTGGACAGACCGCGAAGGAAAATCCATTCCCGAAATCGCAAAAACCGGCGCCAACTGCGTTCGCATTGTGTGGAATATGCACGGGCGCATCTCGGATTTGTATCGTTTGGTCGATGAAAGTATCGTCAACAATATGATTCCGATAGTGGAATTGCACGATGCGACAGGGCAGTGGAGTCGCCTTCCGGAATTGGTGAATTTCTGGACCCGCGAAGATGCGATGCAGTTAATCCTCGATCACCAAGAATATTTACTGGTGAATATCGGGAACGAAGTCGGCGGCGAAGAAGAACGCCCTGAAGAATTTTACGAAGCGTATGCTTCGGCTGTTACGCGGATGCGCGCCGCGGGAATTCGTGTTCCGCTGATTATCGATGCGGATAACTGGGGACAAAGTTCCACGAATATTTTGAACGAAGGAAATCGTTTACTCGCAGCAGATCCCGAACACAATTTGATTTTTGACATTCACATGTGGTGGCCGACAGAACGGCACAATCCCGAAAAGACGGGCTACGCCACGGTGAAAGAACGCATTACCGGCGTCCTCGAAGAATCGGTCGAGAAAAATTTGCCGTTAATCGTCGGCGAATTTGCGCCTGTCGCAGTGAACGGCGCCCGCGAAATCCCGTATAAATTTATCATGTCCGAAGCAGAACGCTTAGAAATCGGCTGGCTCGCTTGGAGCTGGGGACCGGGAAATTTCGATAGCCCCGAAATGGATATGACGACTCACGGATCGTTCAATACTCTCGTCGGCTGGGGAAAAGATGTCTGCGTCGATAGTCCGCTCGGCATTCAAAATACGAGCGTTATCCCAACTTTCATCCAAAATGCTGATTTTACAACAGGCATTTCGGACCGCGGACGCAATTTGATTTCTAACGGCGACTTTACCGAAGGCACCGCCGGTTGGACTGCAGACTTTTGGGGCGGCAAGGCGACATTCCGCGTCGAAAATCGCATCGCTCACTTTGACATTCAAGATGCGGGCAAAGAATCGTGGAATTTGCAATTCAAGCAAAGCTTCCCGCTTCGAAACGGCGTCACTTATGTGTTTAGCATGCGGGCAAAGGCCGATAAACCGCGCACATTAAATGTAGACATCAAACGCGAATCCGAAAATTATGTGCCTTATGCAAACGGTCGCTTCTTGGATCTTTCGACGAGTTGGCAAGATTTTAGTTGGAAGTTCACGATGAAAGAACCGACCGACGAAAATGCGGTTCTAATTTTCGACATGGGCGGTTGCGACACGGGTTGGAATTTGTCCGACGTTTCGCTCGTGCAAGCGCGAAGCGTTTCGGATCGCTTAAATAAAAGCTTTCAGCGAAATGTGCAGAAAAATTCGGGCTACTTTAATGCGCCCGCAGGTCCGTGGGAATTGCATTTATATTCCGCAGACGGCGAATTGCTCGAAGTCCTCGATAAGGGAAAAGGCGGCGAAGGCATGAAGCCTTTCCCAAAAATCGAACGCAGCGGCATCATGGTGATTAAAGACAAATAA
- a CDS encoding response regulator → MEDNCKPQILIVDDTKPNIEVLEGALVQENYDVHVALSGKRALELVKRSVPDLILLDVMMPEMDGYETYRRLREIPSCKDVPVIFLTAQIESESEMKGLALGADDYVTKPFNQGLLRLRIRNQLERKFFRDHLADLVEKRTAQLSQKTKDLQKTLQVMLTSLGALAEFRDNETGTHLRRTQFIVRKLAEVMSGFDEFKEELNSEEIIEEYAIAAPLHDIGKVGIPDGILRKPGPLTHEEREQMKKHTILGYQVLLSATQELHNNPMVVIAANIAKYHHEKWDGSGYPTGIAGKEIPLCARMMAVADVYDALVSKRVYKNALSHAESMQIIREGSGSHFDPAVVQAFETFADTLPEFYKRFAD, encoded by the coding sequence ATGGAAGATAACTGCAAACCCCAGATTTTAATCGTCGACGATACGAAGCCGAATATTGAAGTCTTAGAAGGGGCTCTTGTTCAAGAAAATTACGATGTACACGTCGCGCTTAGCGGAAAGCGTGCGCTTGAACTCGTGAAACGCAGTGTTCCCGATTTAATTCTTTTGGATGTGATGATGCCCGAAATGGATGGCTACGAAACTTATCGTCGCCTGCGGGAAATTCCATCTTGCAAAGATGTTCCGGTGATTTTTTTAACGGCGCAAATTGAAAGCGAAAGCGAAATGAAAGGTCTCGCACTCGGCGCCGACGATTATGTGACGAAACCGTTCAATCAAGGACTTTTGCGGCTTCGCATTCGCAATCAACTCGAACGGAAATTTTTCCGCGATCATCTCGCAGACTTGGTCGAAAAACGGACGGCGCAACTTTCGCAGAAGACGAAAGATTTGCAAAAAACTTTGCAAGTGATGCTTACGAGTTTGGGCGCCCTCGCCGAATTCCGCGATAACGAAACGGGAACGCATTTACGGCGGACGCAATTTATCGTGCGCAAGCTCGCCGAAGTGATGAGCGGCTTTGACGAATTTAAAGAAGAATTGAATAGCGAAGAAATCATTGAAGAATATGCGATTGCTGCGCCTCTTCACGATATCGGCAAAGTGGGAATTCCCGATGGCATTTTACGGAAGCCAGGCCCTTTGACTCATGAAGAACGCGAGCAAATGAAAAAGCACACGATTCTCGGTTATCAAGTTTTGCTTTCGGCGACTCAAGAATTGCACAATAATCCAATGGTTGTTATCGCAGCAAACATTGCGAAATATCATCATGAAAAATGGGACGGCTCAGGATATCCCACAGGAATTGCGGGCAAAGAAATTCCGCTTTGTGCGCGGATGATGGCCGTTGCCGATGTCTACGACGCTCTCGTTTCAAAACGCGTTTACAAAAATGCGCTTTCGCATGCGGAATCGATGCAAATTATCCGCGAAGGCAGCGGTTCGCATTTTGATCCCGCTGTCGTTCAGGCGTTTGAAACTTTCGCCGATACACTTCCTGAATTTTATAAGAGATTTGCTGACTAA